A single window of Columba livia isolate bColLiv1 breed racing homer chromosome 16, bColLiv1.pat.W.v2, whole genome shotgun sequence DNA harbors:
- the TBC1D20 gene encoding TBC1 domain family member 20 isoform X2 — protein sequence MQCEIVSLGNSQGSVPVSYFDSKKKRKVAEIYQALNSDPIDVAALRRMAISEGGLLTDEIRCKVWPKLLSVNTDDLPPPPGKELREDNKDYQQVLLDVRRSLRRFPPGMPDDQREGLQEELIDIILHVLKRNPQLHYYQGYHDIVVTFLLVVGDRLATALVEKLSTHHLRDFMDPTMDNTKHILNYLMPIIDQVNPEVHDFMQSAEVGTIFALSWLITWFGHVLSDFRHVVRLYDFFLACHPLMPIYFAAVIVLYREQEVLDCECDMASVHHLLSQIPQDLPYETLISRAGDLFVQFPPSELAREAAQQQAERTAASTFKDFELASVQQRPDTVLRQRFRERLRGEERTKSILTKPRTNRFVKLAVMGLTVALGAAALAVVKSALEWAPKFELQIFP from the exons ATGCAGTGTGAAATAGTGTCTCTTGGCAACTCCCAGGGAAGCGTTCCGGTCTCCT ACTTTGAttctaagaagaaaagaaaagtggCAGAAATTTATCAGGCTCTGAACAGCGACCCCATCGACGTGGCAGCGCTTCGGCGGATGGCGATCAGCGAGGGGGGGCTCCTGACGGATGAGATTCGCTGCAAAGTGTGGCCAAAGCTGCTGAGTGTCAACACGGACGACCTGCCCCCTCCTCCAG GAAAGGAGCTGCGCGAGGACAATAAGGATTACCAGCAAGTGCTCCTGGATGTGCGGCGATCTCTGCGCCGCTTCCCACCAG GGATGCCAGATGACCAGAgggaagggctgcaggaggagctCATCGATATCATCCTCCACGTCCTCAAGCGCAACCCCCAGCTGCACTACTACCAGGGCTACCACGACATCGTGGTCACCTTCCTGCTGGTGGTGGGGGACAGACTGGCCACGGCGCTGGTGGAAAAGCTCTCCACGCATCATCTCAG GGATTTCATGGACCCAACGATGGACAATACCaagcacattttaaattacCTGATGCCCATCATAGACCAAGTGAACCCTGAGGTGCACGATTTCATGCAGAG CGCGGAGGTGGGAACCATCTTTGCTCTCAGCTGGCTCATCACCTGGTTTGGGCACGTTCTGTCCGACTTTAGGCACGTTGTGCGATTATATGACTTCTTCCTGGCTTGCCATCCCCTGATGCccatttattttgctgctgtg ATCGTGCTGTACCGCGAGCAGGAAGTTCTGGACTGTGAGTGCGACATGGCCTCTGTCCACCACCTCCTGTCCCAAATCCCGCAGGACCTTCCGTACGAGACTCTgatcagcagagctggggaccTTTTTGTCCAGTTTCCCCCGTCCGAACTGGCCCgggaggcagctcagcagcaggcGGAACG AACTGCGGCTTCCACTTTTAAGGACTTTGAGTTGGCGTCAGTGCAGCAGAGACCAGACACTGTGTTGAGGCAGCGCTTCAGGGAGCGGCTCCGAGGGGAGGAGCGGACAAAATCCATCTTGACAAAGCCAAGGACCAACCGCTTTGTCAAGCTGGCGGTGATGGGGCTGACGGTGGCGCTGGGGGCGGCTGCCCTGGCCGTGGTGAAGAGCGCGCTGGAGTGGGCCCCCAAGTTCGAGCTGCAGATTTTCCCCTGA
- the TBC1D20 gene encoding TBC1 domain family member 20 isoform X1, which translates to MGRRDVLPARPRRKGGGNGRGRNRTGRRGERGAPAWSGPVSGSECAAAPGNMARRSPPRNGVGGHDFDSKKKRKVAEIYQALNSDPIDVAALRRMAISEGGLLTDEIRCKVWPKLLSVNTDDLPPPPGKELREDNKDYQQVLLDVRRSLRRFPPGMPDDQREGLQEELIDIILHVLKRNPQLHYYQGYHDIVVTFLLVVGDRLATALVEKLSTHHLRDFMDPTMDNTKHILNYLMPIIDQVNPEVHDFMQSAEVGTIFALSWLITWFGHVLSDFRHVVRLYDFFLACHPLMPIYFAAVIVLYREQEVLDCECDMASVHHLLSQIPQDLPYETLISRAGDLFVQFPPSELAREAAQQQAERTAASTFKDFELASVQQRPDTVLRQRFRERLRGEERTKSILTKPRTNRFVKLAVMGLTVALGAAALAVVKSALEWAPKFELQIFP; encoded by the exons ATGGGGCGCCGTGACGTACTGCCCGCGCGCCCGCGGCGGAAGGGCGGGGGGAACGGGCGGGGGCGGAACAGGACCGGGCGGCGCGGGGAGCGCGGAGCCCCAGCCTGGTCCGGTCCGGTTTCCGGCTCGGAATGCGCCGCAGCGCCTGGGAACATGGCCCGGCGGAGCCCGCCGCGCAACGGTGTCGGCGGCCACG ACTTTGAttctaagaagaaaagaaaagtggCAGAAATTTATCAGGCTCTGAACAGCGACCCCATCGACGTGGCAGCGCTTCGGCGGATGGCGATCAGCGAGGGGGGGCTCCTGACGGATGAGATTCGCTGCAAAGTGTGGCCAAAGCTGCTGAGTGTCAACACGGACGACCTGCCCCCTCCTCCAG GAAAGGAGCTGCGCGAGGACAATAAGGATTACCAGCAAGTGCTCCTGGATGTGCGGCGATCTCTGCGCCGCTTCCCACCAG GGATGCCAGATGACCAGAgggaagggctgcaggaggagctCATCGATATCATCCTCCACGTCCTCAAGCGCAACCCCCAGCTGCACTACTACCAGGGCTACCACGACATCGTGGTCACCTTCCTGCTGGTGGTGGGGGACAGACTGGCCACGGCGCTGGTGGAAAAGCTCTCCACGCATCATCTCAG GGATTTCATGGACCCAACGATGGACAATACCaagcacattttaaattacCTGATGCCCATCATAGACCAAGTGAACCCTGAGGTGCACGATTTCATGCAGAG CGCGGAGGTGGGAACCATCTTTGCTCTCAGCTGGCTCATCACCTGGTTTGGGCACGTTCTGTCCGACTTTAGGCACGTTGTGCGATTATATGACTTCTTCCTGGCTTGCCATCCCCTGATGCccatttattttgctgctgtg ATCGTGCTGTACCGCGAGCAGGAAGTTCTGGACTGTGAGTGCGACATGGCCTCTGTCCACCACCTCCTGTCCCAAATCCCGCAGGACCTTCCGTACGAGACTCTgatcagcagagctggggaccTTTTTGTCCAGTTTCCCCCGTCCGAACTGGCCCgggaggcagctcagcagcaggcGGAACG AACTGCGGCTTCCACTTTTAAGGACTTTGAGTTGGCGTCAGTGCAGCAGAGACCAGACACTGTGTTGAGGCAGCGCTTCAGGGAGCGGCTCCGAGGGGAGGAGCGGACAAAATCCATCTTGACAAAGCCAAGGACCAACCGCTTTGTCAAGCTGGCGGTGATGGGGCTGACGGTGGCGCTGGGGGCGGCTGCCCTGGCCGTGGTGAAGAGCGCGCTGGAGTGGGCCCCCAAGTTCGAGCTGCAGATTTTCCCCTGA